Proteins found in one bacterium genomic segment:
- a CDS encoding M6 family metalloprotease domain-containing protein gives MKNTLKLMFMLLPLVLLAVPSNWKEVKTFTQPDGSSFQARLIGDEHYHFFEDLEGHTIVQNNNGWYTYAKKDNGLLSPTEFIVNRSAPPYETPIRPSAEVIAKLPENKDKVINTWLPSVIANENKIKRLGKENASNEEKTGILALTGQNALICLLGAFSDSGFGWNAVGQTPAANLERRHFMGIAFGDSVPPYVPDTSVYSMNNYYWEATYAKLKWMGDVDSIRSSGMTRAAANTSTTTYISNACTAANAYVNFANYDLDSDGDVDQLFVIHPGYGEEESGNTADIWSASYTGSFGTYDGKLVNRAVVIPENAKLGVFCHELFHQFASAPDLYDYDYDGNGVDVFCLMSSGSWNGNPGGAYPSHMCGYLKYDCDGSWSSIGGWLGNAAVLDSAELTTCGKYNITQLDSQPGTALNYPRVIMVQNTTLRSVGELFFLENRQLTGRYESSLPRSGLVIYHRDGTDMSGARYNNGPPAYQYYRLFTERNLFDPNWYYYLSSVITGRDTVKYSPNDFFAPFAADYGYAKFDSTTIPNCGRNTRSGTTPAGWGPSVTGISKTGYNMSFFLSRMTNTGSLAAISLNSYVIKDPVTSGTNNGADNLFNAGETDSLILTFYNSGALATAVQESLYTSDPYLTIVPAARKTIAASMANNSYASDASNPYVVQVGFNTPPNYTAQLKYKVWATGYADSGVLCIPVNATNIAWRFNFSTVTHPDFKPLAISVYRDTIFLSDGDSLPPLAGSWRLYKFSPTGALITSAANPGMRYNGACDIAADGNIYWSNGDTLIQTTRTLTTVTPKVRHYNVDWANVQIKRVRGVTFPPRYAPINYMNDSTFVYWHVYYLADGVTGLFEESLRVESRPASAGTALSRGKWVIPEGTLAPQDHWRNGRGIEHDGWRMWRICLFTNEIYRGRAPASASTSIDTLLTIQNPNHWGVYPGYDIDFQGKNPLLALDTMLPYSRGNKYYLWTTNIENSEVFKIDVTTIVLPSEVSNVTAVSMGGSSVKVKWDNKNYSTNPDSIEKVERYIVYRTTAVGALGDSVGYITASGSGVASDSFMDVLPGPVEADYWYRVSAVNWHGFTPGYSISAGPIVGIEENPGNVKHHNLFYDIAPSITGRRLTLQYEVAQDCKVTLKIYSTLGALIRTVAARKLTPGKYTTIWNLTDNQSRRVANGVYFVKFETDQGYERTQKLILNK, from the coding sequence ATGAAGAATACGCTTAAATTAATGTTCATGCTTCTTCCCCTGGTGCTCTTAGCTGTTCCGAGCAACTGGAAAGAGGTTAAGACCTTCACCCAGCCGGACGGATCCAGTTTCCAGGCCAGGCTCATCGGTGATGAGCATTATCACTTTTTTGAAGACCTGGAAGGCCATACGATCGTTCAAAACAATAACGGCTGGTATACGTACGCAAAAAAAGATAACGGCTTGCTGTCGCCGACCGAATTCATCGTCAACCGAAGCGCGCCGCCCTATGAAACACCGATTAGGCCTTCAGCCGAGGTGATCGCAAAGCTCCCTGAGAATAAGGATAAGGTGATCAATACCTGGCTGCCATCGGTCATCGCCAATGAGAACAAAATAAAGCGCCTGGGGAAAGAAAACGCAAGCAATGAGGAAAAAACCGGGATCCTGGCGTTGACCGGGCAGAACGCGCTGATTTGCCTTTTAGGCGCATTTAGCGATTCGGGGTTCGGATGGAATGCGGTCGGACAAACGCCGGCTGCGAACCTCGAGAGAAGGCATTTCATGGGCATTGCCTTTGGCGACAGCGTCCCCCCCTATGTACCAGATACATCGGTTTACTCGATGAACAACTATTACTGGGAAGCGACCTACGCCAAGTTGAAATGGATGGGCGACGTCGATTCGATCAGGAGTTCGGGCATGACTCGAGCGGCAGCTAACACATCGACTACCACGTATATTTCAAACGCATGCACCGCGGCAAATGCCTATGTCAATTTTGCAAATTACGACCTCGATAGTGACGGCGACGTCGACCAGTTGTTTGTCATCCATCCCGGGTATGGTGAGGAGGAATCAGGCAATACCGCTGACATCTGGTCTGCGTCATACACCGGTTCTTTTGGGACATATGACGGCAAACTGGTGAACCGCGCCGTCGTTATCCCCGAGAACGCGAAGCTCGGCGTTTTCTGCCACGAATTGTTCCACCAGTTCGCGTCCGCGCCCGACCTTTACGATTACGATTATGACGGCAACGGCGTCGATGTTTTCTGTCTTATGTCTTCAGGCTCATGGAACGGCAACCCGGGCGGCGCCTATCCTTCACATATGTGCGGTTACCTGAAATATGACTGCGACGGTTCATGGAGCTCGATCGGCGGCTGGCTAGGCAATGCAGCGGTCCTGGACTCGGCGGAATTGACGACCTGCGGGAAATACAACATCACCCAGCTGGATTCCCAGCCCGGAACCGCGCTGAACTATCCGCGCGTGATCATGGTGCAGAACACCACCCTGCGCTCCGTGGGTGAGCTGTTCTTCCTGGAGAACCGCCAGTTGACCGGCCGGTATGAAAGCAGCCTGCCGAGAAGCGGTCTTGTGATATATCACCGGGACGGCACTGACATGTCGGGCGCGCGTTATAACAATGGTCCGCCCGCTTACCAGTATTACCGGCTGTTCACGGAACGCAACCTCTTCGATCCCAACTGGTACTACTATCTATCATCAGTGATTACCGGTAGAGATACCGTTAAATACTCACCGAACGACTTCTTTGCTCCGTTTGCCGCTGATTACGGGTACGCCAAGTTCGACTCCACAACGATCCCTAATTGCGGAAGGAACACGCGCTCGGGTACGACACCGGCTGGCTGGGGACCTTCGGTCACAGGCATAAGCAAAACAGGTTATAATATGTCCTTTTTCTTGAGCCGCATGACAAACACAGGGTCCCTGGCGGCAATAAGCCTTAATTCCTACGTCATAAAGGATCCGGTCACTTCCGGTACGAATAACGGCGCGGACAACCTGTTCAACGCGGGCGAGACAGATTCCTTGATCCTGACATTCTACAACAGCGGCGCGCTTGCGACCGCGGTCCAGGAATCATTGTATACCAGCGATCCTTATCTAACGATCGTCCCCGCGGCGAGAAAGACGATCGCCGCGTCGATGGCAAATAATTCCTATGCCAGCGACGCTTCAAACCCCTACGTGGTCCAGGTCGGCTTCAACACGCCGCCCAACTACACCGCGCAATTGAAATACAAAGTATGGGCTACGGGCTACGCAGATTCCGGAGTGCTGTGCATCCCGGTCAATGCCACTAATATCGCCTGGAGATTCAACTTCAGCACGGTAACCCATCCCGATTTCAAACCGCTGGCAATATCAGTGTATAGGGACACGATATTTCTATCGGATGGCGATTCACTGCCGCCGCTTGCGGGTTCCTGGCGCTTATACAAGTTCAGTCCCACTGGCGCGCTCATTACTTCTGCGGCGAATCCCGGCATGCGTTACAATGGTGCCTGTGATATCGCGGCTGACGGAAATATCTACTGGTCCAACGGCGATACCCTTATCCAGACGACCAGGACATTGACCACGGTCACTCCCAAGGTCAGGCATTACAATGTCGACTGGGCTAACGTGCAGATCAAACGGGTAAGAGGCGTAACCTTCCCGCCGAGATATGCACCCATCAACTATATGAACGATTCCACTTTTGTCTACTGGCACGTCTACTATCTGGCAGACGGCGTTACCGGGTTGTTCGAGGAATCGCTCCGGGTCGAATCGAGACCGGCATCAGCCGGTACCGCGCTCAGCCGGGGGAAGTGGGTGATCCCTGAGGGAACACTAGCCCCCCAGGATCACTGGCGCAATGGCCGGGGTATCGAGCACGACGGCTGGCGTATGTGGCGCATCTGTCTGTTCACCAACGAGATCTACCGCGGACGCGCGCCGGCCAGCGCTTCGACATCGATCGACACTTTGCTTACCATCCAGAACCCGAACCACTGGGGCGTGTATCCGGGCTATGATATTGATTTCCAAGGAAAGAATCCCTTACTCGCCCTGGATACTATGTTGCCTTACAGCCGCGGCAACAAATACTATCTCTGGACAACGAACATCGAGAATTCCGAGGTCTTCAAAATCGACGTGACGACCATCGTCCTGCCATCGGAAGTGTCCAATGTCACGGCCGTCAGTATGGGTGGCAGCAGTGTCAAGGTCAAGTGGGATAACAAGAATTACTCGACCAACCCTGACTCCATCGAAAAGGTGGAGCGATACATCGTGTACCGGACCACCGCTGTCGGAGCGCTCGGCGACAGCGTCGGCTATATCACGGCCTCGGGTTCAGGCGTGGCATCGGATTCGTTCATGGACGTGCTCCCCGGCCCGGTCGAGGCCGATTACTGGTACCGGGTTTCGGCAGTGAACTGGCACGGCTTTACGCCTGGTTACTCGATCTCAGCCGGACCGATCGTGGGCATCGAGGAGAACCCGGGCAACGTCAAACACCATAACCTCTTCTACGACATCGCCCCGAGCATCACGGGCAGACGCCTTACGCTGCAGTACGAAGTGGCGCAGGATTGCAAGGTCACGCTTAAGATCTACAGCACGCTGGGCGCGCTCATCCGCACGGTGGCAGCCAGAAAACTCACTCCCGGCAAATACACGACCATATGGAACCTGACCGACAACCAGAGCCGCCGCGTCGCCAACGGTGTTTACTTCGTGAAATTCGAGACCGATCAAGGCTACGAAAGAACGCAGAAACTCATCCTGAATAAGTAA
- a CDS encoding C25 family cysteine peptidase, whose translation MKKYLALLIIFDSFLLGLTIDVPVSMTDYEIETRLGYDRITVKSAITAGNPGAPEIPVLTYSYCLPVNERARSVNIVEEVWQDIAGTYYLFPEQAATSIEEPESFTLPDQTRYDSDEWYPCQTIIDQSSGNLRGYRIVQFSLALFRYQGSGRKLQRLTKAKVIIETKPGGGIAPLRQSAWSKAFFESFVASLTQNKPFAPSSRIAANPEDAAPAELPSLLGPPVDLLIITTEDQVPAYEEFQHFKKLFGFNAVLKTMTWVKQHYTGIDDAEQLRNFIADAVEKWGVSQVLLGGDVPAIPTRLVWFAPLMGQYPMHIATDLYFSDLDNEAAGQGTSWNFDGDDKFGEVEDSIDFYPDVFVGRLPSTSGHQVQNYLYKLKHYLSPSTGAVKSWTDKALFITSDFYTSNDAYNMATRLRAHVPPEFHSLIINEQPLAAVKNEIYKPYGMINLLGHGDINQARIRTNPRENMTTFFCDSLTNIAYPLMVIITCYCGPYEVDCLGEHWVVGDTIGGGVGFIGPSSSSSAYDHEAFTIALFDYLYSDTIGHPLLGAAQAFQKIPYIASSQWYNWKRVFQFSINLLGDPAIPVWDTLASRFALVAVAPETLQVGADTIALLVNPATTFAAVLYKENEVFITDSGSSGFIQIPVKTISSGYLKYSIIKHGYVTHIDSVFVKPAGPWAVYDTSRIVDSLHNDNGVINPGEDIFLYVTLKNTGGAIAQNLWARIACSDTFITMISDSTSYPNILPGQTGENIIPYHFLTAFSLPDEHSLDLCMTINYTSTAGADTFQVECSSPRIRLFKQSSSYCADTIAIMPTLENAGSAPSDSLIAQISAVSADTLVMLDSLVIFPPMQPGAIVSPYPDSFKVLLAYPGVPEYFMHLKYHGEQIMNQKITLAVPPPPDSVWAWGKTHSIVVANTPDPAVFGYRIYRSTQEIGPYTFIRNPLNSTAMFEDFTVQDRTKYYYFVTAVDSSMNESGSSETTWIWTNPQLKPGWPTTVYGYQFSSPNFGNIDPAYAGLEVVATAKDGGLYAWHCDGTPVTGDGRLYQATGEIWSSPAIGNIDNSGTLEIVFAVRTWSYGNLYAVDNQGEILPGWPKVLSSIISSPVLADIDNDGDLEIFVCTESGELYAFHHNGQGVYNASGLLRQLYGWIGGTPAIADINNDNFLEIVVPGGEDCDSLFVFTHDGMNLPPFPIPVMRRMVYSPVLGNILGDDKLEICVYSDSSDYVHFIDASGSILWQKQINYLGDVEAGPIFADLTGDGHPEVICGNSTTLLALDSLGNELPGFPPFEDHDYNLPIVADLDGNDLMDITYGSTEWSLFANTSTADPVPGFPISMGSYVESSPAAYDIDNDSCLELMSGANGFKFFVFDLEGINFEWPKFRYDQYNTGAYQSGHLQVETPNTWPDHDGAQISLSVFPTPFCGSLRITLVFPSEEGAQPAEPVLSIYDVTGRLVKHYSLLTNHSFNQIIWSCTDDAGREVPAGIYFIRLQAGLKTLTEKTILLK comes from the coding sequence ATGAAAAAATATCTGGCATTGCTGATAATCTTTGATTCATTTTTACTCGGTCTGACCATAGACGTTCCGGTCAGCATGACAGACTATGAAATCGAAACCCGCCTGGGTTATGACCGCATCACGGTCAAGAGCGCAATAACCGCCGGCAATCCGGGTGCTCCCGAGATCCCGGTTCTAACTTATTCTTACTGCCTGCCTGTCAACGAACGCGCGCGTTCCGTGAATATCGTCGAAGAGGTCTGGCAGGATATTGCCGGAACATATTACCTGTTCCCCGAACAAGCCGCCACGTCGATCGAGGAACCCGAGTCGTTCACGCTGCCTGACCAAACCCGGTACGATTCTGACGAATGGTATCCATGCCAGACCATTATCGATCAGTCATCCGGCAACCTCCGCGGGTACCGCATCGTTCAATTTTCCCTGGCGCTTTTCCGGTACCAGGGATCGGGCAGAAAATTGCAGCGGCTCACGAAGGCAAAAGTGATTATTGAAACCAAACCAGGCGGCGGCATTGCGCCTTTACGGCAGTCGGCCTGGTCAAAAGCTTTTTTTGAATCATTCGTCGCTTCCCTGACGCAGAATAAACCATTTGCCCCGTCTTCGCGCATCGCCGCCAACCCTGAAGACGCCGCGCCGGCCGAGCTCCCTTCCCTGCTGGGGCCGCCCGTGGACCTCCTCATCATCACCACCGAGGACCAGGTTCCCGCCTACGAAGAGTTCCAGCATTTCAAAAAGCTCTTTGGGTTTAACGCGGTCTTAAAGACGATGACCTGGGTCAAACAGCATTATACCGGCATTGACGATGCCGAACAATTGCGCAATTTTATCGCCGACGCCGTTGAAAAATGGGGTGTCAGCCAGGTCCTGCTGGGCGGCGATGTGCCGGCCATCCCCACAAGGTTGGTCTGGTTCGCGCCGCTTATGGGCCAGTATCCCATGCATATCGCGACCGACCTTTATTTCTCGGACCTTGATAATGAAGCTGCAGGCCAGGGAACCAGCTGGAATTTTGACGGCGACGATAAATTCGGCGAAGTTGAAGATTCGATCGATTTTTATCCCGACGTTTTTGTCGGTCGGCTGCCCTCCACGTCCGGACATCAGGTCCAAAATTACTTATACAAGCTCAAGCATTACCTGTCTCCCTCCACTGGGGCCGTGAAATCGTGGACCGACAAGGCGCTCTTCATCACCTCTGATTTTTACACATCGAATGATGCTTATAATATGGCAACGCGCCTGCGCGCGCACGTGCCACCGGAGTTTCATTCCCTGATCATCAACGAGCAGCCGTTGGCCGCGGTCAAGAACGAGATCTATAAGCCGTATGGCATGATAAACCTGCTGGGCCATGGCGACATCAATCAGGCACGGATCCGCACCAACCCCCGTGAAAATATGACGACCTTTTTCTGCGACTCGCTCACCAATATTGCCTATCCGCTCATGGTCATCATTACGTGTTATTGCGGGCCGTACGAGGTCGATTGCCTGGGTGAACACTGGGTCGTCGGCGATACGATCGGCGGCGGTGTCGGGTTCATAGGTCCTTCCAGTTCCAGTTCTGCCTACGACCACGAGGCGTTCACCATAGCGCTTTTTGATTATCTCTATTCAGATACGATTGGTCATCCGCTCCTGGGCGCGGCGCAGGCATTCCAAAAGATACCGTACATCGCTTCGTCGCAATGGTACAATTGGAAAAGAGTTTTTCAATTCTCGATCAACCTGCTGGGCGATCCGGCGATCCCGGTCTGGGACACGCTTGCCTCGCGCTTCGCTTTGGTGGCGGTAGCGCCGGAAACATTGCAGGTCGGTGCCGATACCATTGCCCTGCTCGTTAACCCTGCCACGACCTTTGCCGCGGTCCTATACAAAGAAAACGAAGTATTTATCACGGACTCGGGCAGTTCCGGCTTTATCCAGATACCGGTCAAAACGATCTCCAGCGGCTACTTGAAATATTCCATTATCAAGCACGGTTACGTGACCCACATAGACTCTGTCTTCGTAAAACCCGCGGGTCCCTGGGCGGTCTATGATACCAGCCGGATCGTCGATTCCCTGCATAACGATAACGGCGTCATTAACCCCGGCGAAGACATCTTCCTGTATGTTACGCTGAAGAATACCGGTGGGGCGATCGCCCAGAACCTCTGGGCGCGCATCGCCTGTTCCGATACTTTCATAACCATGATCTCGGACAGCACCTCGTATCCCAATATATTGCCGGGCCAGACCGGAGAGAATATCATCCCTTACCATTTCCTGACCGCCTTTTCCCTGCCCGACGAACATTCGTTAGACCTGTGCATGACGATAAATTATACGAGCACTGCTGGTGCCGATACATTCCAGGTGGAATGCTCGTCCCCGCGCATCAGGCTTTTCAAACAGTCGAGCTCGTATTGCGCCGACACGATCGCGATCATGCCGACGTTAGAGAATGCCGGCAGCGCGCCGTCGGATTCATTAATCGCGCAGATATCGGCCGTCAGCGCCGATACACTGGTCATGCTCGACAGCCTGGTCATCTTCCCGCCCATGCAGCCCGGCGCCATCGTTTCCCCTTATCCGGATTCGTTCAAGGTGCTTCTCGCTTATCCCGGCGTACCCGAATATTTCATGCATCTAAAGTACCACGGTGAGCAGATCATGAATCAAAAGATCACGCTGGCAGTGCCTCCACCGCCGGATTCGGTCTGGGCATGGGGTAAAACCCACTCCATTGTCGTGGCCAACACCCCTGACCCGGCCGTATTTGGCTACCGGATCTACCGTTCCACCCAGGAGATTGGTCCATATACCTTTATCCGCAACCCGCTCAATTCAACCGCCATGTTCGAAGACTTCACGGTCCAGGACCGTACAAAATATTATTATTTTGTCACGGCGGTCGATTCTTCGATGAACGAAAGCGGCAGTTCTGAAACGACATGGATCTGGACCAACCCGCAGTTGAAACCGGGTTGGCCGACAACGGTCTATGGATACCAGTTCTCGTCGCCCAATTTTGGCAACATCGATCCGGCATACGCTGGTCTTGAGGTCGTGGCGACCGCGAAAGACGGAGGGCTGTACGCATGGCATTGCGACGGCACTCCGGTCACCGGTGACGGCAGACTGTACCAGGCCACGGGAGAGATCTGGTCGTCCCCGGCGATCGGCAATATTGACAACAGCGGCACCCTGGAGATCGTTTTTGCCGTCCGGACGTGGTCATACGGTAACCTGTATGCCGTCGACAACCAGGGAGAAATTCTGCCGGGCTGGCCCAAAGTGCTATCCTCGATCATATCGTCGCCGGTGCTGGCGGACATTGATAACGACGGCGACCTGGAGATCTTTGTCTGTACCGAAAGCGGAGAATTATATGCGTTCCATCATAATGGTCAGGGCGTTTATAACGCGAGCGGTCTGCTCCGGCAGCTGTACGGCTGGATCGGCGGCACGCCCGCGATCGCCGATATCAACAATGATAACTTCCTTGAGATCGTCGTACCCGGCGGGGAAGACTGCGATTCGCTTTTTGTTTTCACCCATGACGGCATGAATCTACCGCCCTTCCCAATACCCGTCATGCGCCGCATGGTTTACTCGCCGGTACTGGGCAATATTCTGGGCGATGACAAGCTTGAAATATGCGTGTATTCCGACTCCAGCGACTATGTGCATTTCATCGATGCTTCGGGCAGCATCCTGTGGCAAAAGCAGATCAATTACCTGGGGGACGTGGAAGCGGGTCCGATCTTTGCCGATCTTACGGGTGATGGACATCCTGAGGTGATCTGCGGCAACAGCACAACACTCCTGGCTCTGGACTCGCTGGGCAATGAGCTCCCGGGATTTCCTCCCTTTGAGGACCATGACTACAACCTGCCCATCGTCGCGGATCTGGATGGCAACGATCTCATGGATATTACCTACGGTTCGACCGAATGGAGCCTTTTTGCCAATACCAGCACTGCCGATCCCGTGCCCGGATTCCCGATCAGCATGGGCAGCTATGTCGAGTCGTCGCCGGCAGCGTATGACATCGACAATGACTCCTGTCTTGAGCTCATGTCCGGGGCTAACGGATTCAAATTTTTCGTATTCGATCTGGAGGGCATTAACTTCGAGTGGCCAAAATTCCGGTATGACCAGTACAACACCGGCGCCTACCAGTCCGGCCATCTCCAGGTGGAAACCCCCAATACCTGGCCCGATCACGATGGCGCGCAGATCTCACTCAGTGTTTTCCCCACACCGTTTTGCGGTTCATTGCGAATAACGCTGGTCTTCCCCAGTGAAGAAGGCGCCCAGCCGGCAGAACCGGTCCTTTCCATCTACGACGTAACGGGCCGCCTTGTAAAGCACTATAGCCTTTTAACTAATCATTCATTTAACCAAATAATCTGGTCTTGTACCGACGATGCTGGCCGCGAAGTACCGGCCGGGATCTATTTTATACGACTCCAAGCAGGTCTCAAGACATTGACCGAGAAAACCATTCTGCTGAAATAA
- the fabG gene encoding 3-oxoacyl-[acyl-carrier-protein] reductase, translating to MSFKSKVAVITGGASGIGAGIARAFAREQARVAICDIDANTGAKTASEIGAAARFFELDITNEDNINNAINTIMSDYGQIDVLVNNAGITNDRLILRMTAGDWDKVLKINLTGTFLMTKAVSKHMLKQRSGRIINIASVIGLTGNAGQANYAASKAGIIGFTKSCAKEFAPRNITVNAIAPGFIQTRMTDVLSDDAKNSYIKLIPLGRFGTPDDVAQVTLFLASDAASYITGQVLCLDGGMVM from the coding sequence ATGTCGTTTAAATCTAAAGTCGCCGTAATAACCGGCGGCGCCAGCGGCATCGGTGCGGGCATTGCGCGGGCATTCGCCCGGGAACAAGCCCGCGTTGCGATCTGCGATATCGACGCCAACACCGGCGCGAAAACCGCTAGCGAGATCGGTGCTGCGGCGCGTTTCTTTGAGCTCGACATAACGAACGAAGACAACATCAACAATGCGATCAATACGATCATGAGCGACTATGGCCAGATCGACGTCCTGGTGAACAATGCCGGCATCACCAACGACCGCTTGATCCTGCGGATGACTGCGGGCGACTGGGATAAGGTGCTGAAGATCAACCTGACCGGCACTTTTCTCATGACCAAAGCCGTGTCCAAACACATGCTAAAACAGCGCAGCGGTCGTATTATCAACATCGCTTCGGTCATCGGCCTGACCGGCAACGCCGGCCAGGCGAATTACGCCGCCAGCAAAGCCGGGATCATTGGATTTACCAAATCTTGCGCTAAAGAATTCGCTCCACGGAACATCACGGTCAACGCGATCGCTCCCGGTTTCATCCAGACCAGGATGACGGATGTTTTATCTGACGATGCGAAGAATTCGTATATAAAACTGATACCGCTGGGGCGGTTTGGTACGCCGGATGACGTGGCTCAGGTCACGCTCTTCCTGGCGTCGGACGCGGCCTCGTACATTACCGGTCAGGTATTGTGCCTTGACGGCGGTATGGTAATGTAA
- the acpP gene encoding acyl carrier protein, producing MALFDDVRNIIVEQLHVPPEKVTLEAKFIEDLGADSLDTVELIMAFEEKFSLQIPEEEAQKLDTVGKAVSFLETKTK from the coding sequence ATGGCGCTTTTCGACGATGTACGCAACATAATCGTGGAGCAACTCCATGTTCCACCGGAAAAAGTCACGCTGGAAGCAAAATTCATCGAAGACCTCGGTGCGGATTCATTGGACACCGTGGAACTGATAATGGCGTTCGAGGAAAAATTCAGCCTGCAGATACCTGAAGAAGAAGCGCAGAAACTGGATACGGTCGGCAAGGCTGTGTCGTTTTTGGAAACCAAAACCAAATAA
- the fabF gene encoding beta-ketoacyl-ACP synthase II, with the protein MMKRVVVTGIGAITPVGDDVKTSWANMLEGRSGIDYIKSFDTSKHVVKIAGEVKNFKPELRVDPKMARRLDRCVLLSMWATVEAVNDSKIDFNNCDKADIGVIIGSGIGGLLTWEEEHTKFMNHGPSRVSPFLIPMMIPDMTSGYIAIHYGLKGPNYTTVSACASGAHAIGTAFREIKNGNAVMVISGGAEAPVTPFALAGFTNMRALSRRNDEPQKASRPFDVNRDGFVIAEGAATLVLEELEFAQKRGARIYAEICGFGATGDGYHITAPAPDGEGARRAMERAIKEAGIVPGQVDYINAHGTSTDLNDKYEAKAIKNCFGEHASKLLINSTKSMTGHTLGAAGAIEAIVSIMSMRDGRVHPTVNLENPDPECAGLDLVPGRARDAKINCTISNSLGFGGHNATLCIKSFP; encoded by the coding sequence ATTATGAAGCGCGTAGTCGTAACCGGTATCGGCGCGATCACACCCGTGGGTGATGATGTCAAGACCTCATGGGCGAACATGCTGGAAGGCAGGAGCGGCATCGATTACATTAAGTCTTTTGATACTTCAAAGCATGTCGTAAAGATCGCCGGTGAAGTCAAAAACTTCAAACCCGAGCTGAGGGTCGACCCCAAAATGGCGAGAAGACTTGACCGCTGCGTGCTGTTGAGCATGTGGGCAACCGTCGAGGCTGTCAATGACTCAAAGATCGACTTCAACAACTGCGACAAAGCGGATATCGGCGTCATCATCGGATCGGGTATCGGCGGTCTGCTGACATGGGAAGAGGAACACACAAAATTTATGAACCATGGGCCGAGCCGGGTTTCACCTTTTCTGATCCCCATGATGATACCGGATATGACCTCAGGATACATCGCCATCCACTATGGGCTGAAAGGACCTAACTACACGACTGTTTCGGCCTGCGCATCGGGCGCCCACGCGATCGGCACCGCGTTCCGGGAAATCAAGAACGGCAACGCGGTCATGGTCATCAGCGGCGGCGCGGAAGCGCCGGTCACGCCATTCGCCCTGGCTGGATTCACCAACATGCGAGCTCTTTCCCGGCGCAATGATGAACCGCAGAAAGCATCGCGGCCGTTTGACGTGAACCGCGATGGTTTTGTCATCGCCGAGGGAGCTGCGACGCTCGTGTTGGAAGAATTGGAATTCGCCCAGAAGCGCGGCGCCCGGATCTACGCCGAGATCTGCGGATTCGGCGCGACCGGCGACGGATATCACATAACGGCTCCGGCACCGGATGGCGAAGGCGCGCGCCGGGCCATGGAAAGGGCGATCAAGGAAGCCGGCATCGTCCCCGGGCAGGTCGATTACATCAATGCCCACGGCACGTCGACCGACTTGAACGATAAGTATGAAGCCAAAGCGATTAAAAACTGTTTTGGCGAACACGCTTCAAAGTTGCTCATCAATTCGACAAAATCGATGACCGGGCATACGCTGGGCGCAGCGGGAGCGATCGAAGCGATCGTTTCTATCATGTCTATGCGCGATGGACGAGTACATCCGACCGTGAACCTGGAAAACCCCGACCCCGAATGCGCCGGTTTGGACCTTGTTCCGGGCCGGGCACGCGACGCGAAGATCAACTGCACGATATCCAACTCGCTGGGTTTTGGCGGTCATAACGCCACGCTCTGCATTAAAAGTTTCCCTTAG
- the coaE gene encoding dephospho-CoA kinase (Dephospho-CoA kinase (CoaE) performs the final step in coenzyme A biosynthesis.), with product MKCVKRKIVGIGGTIGSGKTTAARYLERWGASCVSADRLGKQILPLIAPALKKAFGPSVMKGNRISVPLMRKAAFNSLKNTRLLNRISHPALVSRLRTRIRRFKSGILVIDAALLFGWKDVLRDLDYMILVSAPTHLKERRSLAKGIDKDTFWHIINVQKKERDMAKYADFIIRNTGTIADLKKQCRKIYQEIQHGC from the coding sequence ATGAAATGCGTTAAGAGAAAGATCGTCGGTATTGGCGGGACCATCGGCAGCGGCAAGACAACGGCTGCCCGCTACCTGGAGCGCTGGGGTGCTTCCTGCGTATCCGCCGACCGGCTCGGCAAGCAGATCCTACCGTTGATCGCGCCTGCGCTGAAAAAAGCTTTTGGCCCCTCGGTCATGAAGGGGAACAGGATCAGCGTGCCACTTATGCGAAAGGCGGCATTTAACAGCTTGAAGAACACGCGGCTTCTCAACCGGATATCCCACCCGGCCCTGGTTTCCCGGCTCCGGACGCGCATCCGCCGTTTCAAATCCGGCATTCTGGTGATCGATGCCGCGCTTTTATTCGGCTGGAAAGATGTCTTAAGGGATCTTGATTATATGATCCTGGTCAGCGCGCCAACCCACCTGAAAGAACGCCGGTCACTGGCAAAAGGTATTGACAAAGACACGTTTTGGCATATTATTAACGTACAAAAGAAGGAACGGGATATGGCAAAGTATGCTGATTTTATCATCCGGAACACAGGTACGATCGCGGACCTGAAAAAACAGTGCCGTAAGATCTATCAGGAGATCCAACATGGTTGTTGA